The following coding sequences lie in one Stigmatella erecta genomic window:
- a CDS encoding lytic transglycosylase domain-containing protein, which translates to MSASPPRTAGARWLAWLHASSAGCAKLPLIAGMALVVSARVIPVLSQPSAAPGVPAVVLAEPASHDALLIDAVLAKRAPELGLTLRRQLGRAIAEEAQRSGYDPLLILAVIDVESDFAEEAVSDKGARGLMQIKPSTLHFLAEKEGLRLTREEVAADPALCVRLGIRYLRTLQERFAGDLELALMAYNAGPTRIRKAIKDKELDAFRRYPRLVKRDFRRFREGEGLGGDWALAQREGSTGPAAP; encoded by the coding sequence GTGAGTGCTTCGCCCCCGCGGACGGCGGGTGCCCGGTGGCTGGCGTGGCTCCACGCGTCGAGCGCGGGGTGCGCCAAGCTGCCGCTGATCGCCGGGATGGCGCTGGTGGTCTCCGCCCGCGTCATCCCCGTGCTCAGCCAGCCGTCCGCGGCGCCCGGGGTCCCCGCGGTGGTGCTGGCGGAGCCGGCCTCCCACGATGCCTTGCTGATCGACGCGGTGTTGGCCAAGCGGGCGCCCGAGCTGGGCCTCACCTTGCGCCGTCAGCTCGGCCGGGCCATTGCCGAGGAAGCCCAGCGCTCCGGGTATGATCCGCTGCTGATCCTCGCCGTCATCGACGTGGAGTCGGACTTCGCGGAGGAGGCCGTCTCCGACAAGGGCGCCCGGGGGCTGATGCAAATCAAGCCCAGCACCCTGCATTTCCTGGCGGAGAAGGAGGGCCTGCGGCTGACCCGGGAGGAAGTGGCCGCGGATCCCGCCCTGTGCGTCCGCCTGGGCATCCGGTACCTGAGGACCCTGCAGGAGCGCTTCGCGGGGGACCTGGAGCTGGCCCTGATGGCCTACAACGCGGGGCCTACCCGCATCCGCAAGGCCATCAAGGACAAGGAGCTGGATGCCTTCCGGCGCTACCCCCGGCTCGTCAAAAGGGACTTCCGGCGCTTCCGGGAGGGGGAGGGCCTGGGAGGCGATTGGGCCCTCGCACAGCGGGAGGGGAGCACCGGCCCCGCGGCCCCGTAA
- a CDS encoding phasin family protein — protein MDKPEAPREKHPVAEAFERIWSQALLAVSTAEEEMNRTFQRVATTAGWGPEEVKRQARDFTERVQGHRRELERNVEEAVRGTLTRLKVPRREELQDFEARLTRLAERIEVLGQKK, from the coding sequence ATGGACAAGCCAGAGGCCCCCCGAGAGAAGCACCCCGTCGCCGAGGCGTTCGAGCGCATCTGGAGCCAGGCGCTCCTGGCGGTCTCGACCGCCGAGGAAGAGATGAACCGGACTTTCCAGCGCGTGGCCACCACGGCCGGCTGGGGCCCGGAAGAGGTGAAGCGCCAGGCACGCGACTTCACCGAGCGCGTGCAGGGGCATCGCCGGGAGCTGGAGCGCAATGTGGAGGAGGCGGTCCGGGGGACGTTGACCCGGCTGAAGGTTCCCCGGCGTGAGGAGTTGCAGGACTTCGAGGCGCGGCTGACGCGGTTGGCCGAGCGCATCGAGGTTCTGGGGCAGAAGAAGTGA
- the rpoC gene encoding DNA-directed RNA polymerase subunit beta': protein MKDIFNFFEKPKDPLSFNAIRIALASPDKIRQWSHGEVKKPETINYRTFKPERDGLFCARIFGPVKDYECNCGKYKRMKHRGVVCEKCGVEVIQSKVRRERLGHITLATPVAHIWFLKSLPSRIGNLLDITLKDLEKVLYCESYIVLDPKATPLLKGELLSEEKMHRLFQEHGEDSFTAGMGGEAVREMMKSIDIEKLSEDLRRDMRETNSEAKRKKYAKRLKVAEAFRVSGNRPEWMMLDVIPVIPPDLRPLVPLDGGRFATSDLNDLYRRVINRNNRLKRLQELNAPDIIIRNEKRMLQEAVDALFDNGRRGKTITGPNKRPLKSLSDMLKGKQGRFRQNLLGKRVDYSGRSVIVVGPELKLHQCGLPKIMALELFKPFIYNKLEEKGYVTTIKSAKKMVEKERPEVWDILEDVIREHPVLLNRAPTLHRLGMQAFEPVLIEGKAIQLHPLVCAAFNADFDGDQMAVHVPLSIEAQMEARVLMMSTNNILSPAHGKPIIVPTQDMVLGIYYMTRAREFAHGEGRVFASPEEVRAAYDHGEVHLQAKVVCRIYGKRKETTVGRVLLWDIVPRKVGFDAINKVLDKKSLGSLIDLCYRLTGEKETVLLADRIRSLGYTNATRAGISIALKDMVIPAKKQEFLDYANKEVAEIENQYLEGLITDGERYNKVIDIWAEITEKVASEMMQQISQEEASGEGKEGKRETRKQPSFNPIYIMADSGARGSAQQIRQLAGMRGLMAKPSGEIIETPITANFREGLSVLQYFISTHGARKGLADTALKTANSGYLTRRLVDVAQDAIINEYDCGTMDGLFIGSLVEGGEIIEPLGERILGRVALDDILDPVTGEVLVRANEEIDEDRVRRIENSGLDKVKIRSVLTCQAKRGICVECYGRDLARGRKVSIGEAVGVIAAQSIGEPGTQLTMRTFHIGGTATRRAEQSSLENRYNGTVKFAGLITVQKTDGTLVAMNRNGELVVVDDSGRERERYQVIYGARILVKEGQRLEAGTLLAEWDPFAIPLLTEVGGVVRYEDIIEGVTMSEALDEVTGLSRKTVIESKDPEARPRITIRDVNGNVKELPSSRNPASYFLPQGSIITVNDGDEIHPGEVIAKVPRETTKTKDITGGLPRVAELFEARKPKDAAAIAEIDGVVSFGKDTKGKRKLIITPEVNNEARTDLAKEYLISKGKNISVHSGDRVKAGEALMDGSANPHDILKVLGEKELARYLVDEVQEVYRLQGVKINDKHIETIVRQMLRRVRVTEVGDTNFLVDEQVEKWVFEEENEKVMSEGKRPAVGEPLLLGITKASLSTESFISASSFQETTKVLTEAAINGKVDYLRGLKENVIMGRLIPAGTGLPNYRHLDIEVESPTDEVNEMEAALAATHDSTPMQSLSSRPEGTQTTGAA from the coding sequence GTGAAGGACATTTTCAACTTCTTCGAGAAGCCCAAGGACCCGCTGTCGTTCAACGCCATCCGCATCGCGCTGGCGTCGCCGGACAAGATCCGGCAGTGGTCTCACGGTGAGGTGAAGAAGCCCGAGACCATCAACTACCGCACCTTCAAGCCGGAGCGGGACGGTCTCTTCTGCGCCCGGATCTTCGGGCCGGTGAAGGACTACGAGTGCAACTGCGGCAAGTACAAGCGCATGAAGCACCGCGGCGTGGTGTGCGAGAAGTGCGGCGTGGAGGTGATCCAGTCCAAGGTGCGCCGTGAGCGCCTGGGCCACATCACCCTGGCCACGCCCGTGGCCCACATCTGGTTCCTCAAGTCGCTGCCGAGCCGCATCGGTAACCTGCTCGACATCACCCTGAAGGACCTGGAGAAGGTGCTCTACTGCGAGAGCTACATCGTCCTGGACCCGAAGGCGACGCCGCTGCTCAAGGGCGAGCTGCTCTCCGAGGAGAAGATGCACCGGCTCTTCCAGGAGCACGGTGAGGACTCCTTCACCGCGGGCATGGGCGGCGAGGCCGTCCGCGAGATGATGAAGTCCATCGACATCGAGAAGCTGTCGGAGGACCTCCGCCGCGACATGCGGGAGACCAACAGCGAGGCCAAGCGGAAGAAGTACGCCAAGCGCCTGAAGGTGGCCGAGGCGTTCCGCGTCTCGGGCAACCGTCCCGAGTGGATGATGCTGGACGTCATCCCCGTCATCCCGCCCGACCTGCGTCCGCTCGTCCCCCTGGACGGTGGCCGCTTCGCGACGTCCGACCTGAACGATCTGTACCGCCGCGTCATCAACCGCAACAACCGCCTCAAGCGGCTCCAGGAGCTCAACGCCCCGGACATCATCATCCGCAACGAGAAGCGGATGCTGCAGGAGGCGGTGGACGCGCTGTTCGACAACGGCCGCCGCGGCAAGACCATCACCGGCCCGAACAAGCGGCCGCTGAAGTCGCTGTCCGACATGCTCAAGGGCAAGCAGGGCCGGTTCCGTCAGAACCTGCTCGGCAAGCGCGTGGACTACTCGGGCCGCTCCGTCATCGTCGTGGGCCCGGAGCTCAAGCTCCACCAGTGTGGCCTGCCGAAGATCATGGCGCTCGAGCTCTTCAAGCCGTTCATCTACAACAAGCTCGAAGAGAAGGGCTACGTCACCACCATCAAGAGCGCCAAGAAGATGGTGGAGAAGGAGCGTCCCGAGGTGTGGGACATCCTCGAGGACGTGATCCGCGAGCACCCGGTGCTCCTCAACCGCGCCCCCACGCTGCACCGCCTGGGCATGCAGGCCTTCGAGCCCGTCCTCATCGAGGGCAAGGCCATCCAGCTGCACCCGCTGGTGTGCGCCGCTTTCAACGCGGACTTCGACGGCGACCAGATGGCCGTGCACGTGCCGCTGTCCATCGAGGCTCAGATGGAGGCGCGCGTGCTGATGATGTCCACCAACAACATCCTCAGCCCCGCGCACGGCAAGCCCATCATCGTCCCCACGCAGGACATGGTGCTCGGCATCTACTACATGACGCGCGCCCGTGAGTTCGCCCACGGCGAGGGCCGCGTGTTCGCCTCGCCCGAGGAAGTGCGCGCCGCGTACGATCACGGCGAGGTGCACCTCCAGGCCAAGGTCGTCTGCCGCATCTACGGCAAGCGCAAGGAGACCACGGTGGGCCGCGTCCTGCTGTGGGACATCGTCCCGCGCAAGGTTGGCTTCGACGCCATCAACAAGGTGCTCGACAAGAAGTCGCTCGGCTCGCTCATCGACCTCTGCTACCGCCTCACCGGCGAGAAGGAGACGGTGCTCCTGGCCGACCGCATCCGCAGCCTCGGCTACACCAACGCGACCCGCGCCGGCATCTCCATCGCGCTCAAGGACATGGTCATTCCTGCCAAGAAGCAGGAGTTCCTGGACTACGCGAACAAGGAAGTGGCGGAGATCGAAAACCAGTACCTCGAGGGCCTCATCACCGACGGTGAGCGCTACAACAAGGTCATCGATATCTGGGCGGAGATCACCGAGAAGGTCGCCAGCGAGATGATGCAGCAGATCTCGCAGGAGGAGGCCTCGGGTGAGGGCAAGGAGGGCAAGCGCGAGACGCGCAAGCAGCCGTCCTTCAACCCCATCTACATCATGGCCGACTCCGGTGCCCGCGGCTCTGCCCAGCAGATCCGCCAGCTGGCCGGGATGCGTGGCCTCATGGCCAAGCCCTCGGGTGAAATCATCGAGACGCCCATCACGGCGAACTTCCGTGAAGGCCTCTCGGTGCTCCAGTACTTCATCTCCACCCACGGTGCCCGTAAGGGTCTGGCCGACACGGCGCTCAAGACCGCCAACTCCGGTTACCTCACCCGCCGTCTCGTGGACGTGGCGCAGGACGCCATCATCAACGAGTACGACTGCGGCACCATGGACGGTCTGTTCATCGGCTCCCTGGTCGAGGGCGGCGAAATCATCGAGCCGCTCGGCGAGCGCATCCTGGGCCGCGTGGCCCTGGACGACATCCTCGATCCCGTCACGGGCGAGGTGCTGGTGCGCGCCAACGAGGAGATCGACGAGGACCGCGTCCGCCGCATCGAGAACAGTGGCCTCGACAAGGTGAAGATCCGCTCGGTGCTCACCTGCCAGGCCAAGCGCGGCATCTGCGTGGAGTGCTACGGACGAGACCTCGCCCGTGGCCGCAAGGTGTCCATCGGCGAGGCCGTGGGCGTCATCGCGGCGCAGTCCATCGGCGAGCCGGGTACCCAGCTCACGATGCGCACGTTCCACATCGGTGGTACGGCGACCCGGCGCGCGGAGCAGTCCAGCCTCGAGAACCGCTACAACGGTACCGTGAAGTTCGCGGGCCTCATCACGGTGCAGAAGACGGACGGCACCCTGGTGGCCATGAACCGCAACGGCGAGCTCGTGGTGGTGGACGACAGCGGCCGCGAGCGCGAGCGCTACCAGGTCATCTACGGCGCCCGCATCCTCGTGAAGGAAGGGCAGCGCCTGGAGGCCGGCACGCTCCTGGCCGAGTGGGATCCGTTCGCGATCCCGCTGCTCACCGAGGTGGGCGGTGTCGTGCGCTACGAGGACATCATCGAAGGCGTCACGATGAGCGAGGCCCTCGACGAGGTGACCGGCCTCAGCCGTAAGACGGTCATCGAGTCGAAGGACCCCGAGGCCCGTCCTCGCATCACCATCCGGGATGTGAACGGCAACGTGAAGGAGCTGCCCAGCTCCCGCAACCCGGCGAGCTACTTCCTGCCCCAGGGCTCCATCATCACCGTCAACGATGGTGACGAGATCCACCCGGGCGAAGTCATCGCCAAGGTGCCGCGCGAGACGACGAAGACCAAGGACATCACGGGCGGTCTGCCCCGCGTGGCCGAGCTCTTCGAGGCGCGCAAGCCCAAGGACGCGGCGGCGATCGCGGAGATCGACGGCGTGGTCTCCTTCGGCAAGGACACCAAGGGCAAGCGCAAGCTCATCATCACCCCCGAGGTGAACAACGAGGCGCGCACCGACCTGGCCAAGGAGTACCTGATCTCCAAGGGCAAGAACATCAGCGTGCACTCCGGTGACCGCGTGAAGGCGGGCGAGGCCCTGATGGACGGCTCCGCCAACCCGCACGACATCCTCAAGGTGCTCGGCGAGAAGGAGCTGGCGCGCTACCTGGTGGACGAGGTGCAGGAGGTCTACCGCCTCCAGGGCGTGAAGATTAACGACAAGCACATCGAGACGATCGTCCGGCAGATGCTGCGCCGGGTGCGCGTCACCGAGGTGGGCGACACCAACTTCCTCGTCGACGAGCAGGTCGAGAAGTGGGTGTTCGAGGAGGAGAACGAGAAGGTCATGTCCGAGGGCAAGCGCCCCGCGGTGGGTGAGCCGTTGCTGCTCGGCATCACCAAGGCCTCGCTCTCCACCGAGTCCTTCATCTCGGCGTCCTCCTTCCAGGAGACCACGAAGGTGCTCACCGAGGCCGCCATCAACGGCAAGGTGGACTACCTGCGCGGCCTCAAGGAGAACGTCATCATGGGCCGCCTCATCCCCGCGGGTACGGGTCTGCCGAACTACCGGCACCTGGACATCGAGGTGGAGAGCCCCACCGACGAGGTCAACGAGATGGAGGCCGCCCTGGCCGCCACCCACGACTCGACGCCGATGCAGTCGCTCTCCTCGCGCCCCGAGGGCACGCAGACCACGGGCGCCGCCTAG